Proteins from one Sabethes cyaneus chromosome 2, idSabCyanKW18_F2, whole genome shotgun sequence genomic window:
- the LOC128737083 gene encoding isovaleryl-CoA dehydrogenase, mitochondrial, producing the protein MSISSLTTAGSVLARVLKSSPARVVLPGSRYMSHYPIDESLFGLTEEQQQLRQTVFNFAQKELAPFAQEIDKQNEFKDLRNFWKKMGSLGLLGPTAKPEYGGLGGTYLDHCIINEELSRASGAISLSYGAHSNLCVNQIHRNGTEEQKQTYLPKLISGEHIGALAMSEPGSGSDVVSMKTKAEKKGDYYVLNGNKFWITNGPDADTYIIYAKTDFGGKAQHGITAFIVERDSPGFTQGPKLDKLGIRGSGTCELIFEDVKVPEKNVLGQTNKGVYVLMSGLDYERLVLAAGPVGLMQAACDVAFEYAHNRKQFNKRIGEFQLIQGKMADMYTTMNACRAYLYSVARSCDAGKANPKDCAGVILYCAEKATQIALDAIQILGGNGYINDYPAGRIMRDAKLYEIGAGTSEVRRMIIGRALNSEYK; encoded by the exons ATGTCGATAAGCAGCTTGACGACGGCCGGAAGTGTGTTGGCTAGGGTGCTTAAATCTAGTCCTGCCAGGGTGGTTCTGCCAGGAAGTCGGTACATGTCCCACTACCCAATCGATGAAAGCCTATTCGGATTGACCGAGGAACAGCAACAG TTACGTCAGACGGTGTTCAATTTTGCGCAGAAAGAATTGGCTCCATTTGCGCAGGAGATCGACAAACAGAATGAGTTCAA GGACCTTCGTAACTTCTGGAAGAAAATGGGCAGTTTGGGCTTGTTGGGTCCCACTGCCAAGCCGGAATACGGTGGCCTGGGTGGAACCTATCTGGATCACTGCATTATCAATGAGGAATTATCACGAGCATCCGGGGCGATTTCTCTGTCCTACGGTGCGCATTCCAATCTTTGCGTCAACCAAATCCACAGGAACGGAACGGAAGAACAGAAGCAAACTTATCTGCCAAAGTTGATTAGCGGGGAGCATATTGGAGCACTTGCGATGTCTGAGCCTGGTTCCGGCAGTGATGTAGTGTCCATGAAAACGAAAGCCGAGAAGAAGGGAGATTACTACGTGCTGAATGGCAACAAGTTCTGGATCACTAACGGACCAGATGCGGATACGTACATCATATATGCCAAGACCGACTTTGGTGGAAAGGCTCAGCATGGCATTACGGCTTTCATTGTCGAGCGGGACAGTCCTGGATTCACACAGGGTCCTAAACTGGATAAGTTAGGAATTAGAGGCAGCGGAACATGTGAGTTGATCTTTGAAGATGTCAAGGTTCCAGAGAAAAACGTGCTGGGACAAACCAACAAAGGCGTCTACGTGCTGATGTCTGGCTTAGACTACGAACGTCTGGTATTGGCTGCCGGACCGGTTGGACTAATGCAGGCTGCTTGCGACGTTGCCTTTGAGTACGCACATAACCGCAAGCAGTTCAACAAGAGGATCGGCGAATTTCAACTAATTCAGGGCAAAATGGCCGATATGTACACGACGATGAACGCTTGTCGAGCGTATCTCTATTCTGTAGCTCGATCTTGTGACGCTGGTAAAGCGAATCCGAAAGATTGCGCAGGAGTAATCTTGTACTGCGCAGAGAAAGCAACTCAAATAGCACTGGATGCTATTCAGATTCTTGGCGGAAACGGGTATATCAACGATTACCCGGCAGGAAGAATTATGCGTGACGCTAAGCTATACGAAATCGGTGCTGGAACTTCGGAAGTTCGCCGCATGATTATTGGACGTGCTCTTAACAGCGAATACAAGTAA
- the LOC128737718 gene encoding uncharacterized protein LOC128737718, translating to MVEKIDNLIIKSEPFYAIEDTELLNGIAGLHQDADLRILCLTRFGICEETMTLLEAQKIDIDCLKKMRFEDVDALFEGRLLGPKIHFREALIAWRTEIGLPMKSLRMMSGRKRPAEQEIQPIRSVRALNSNNGIDSANVNSTTTASDGYKSKSVPKIQYNTFPWPMTPEILKDILSSCTMGRLILQSGELGSLEKAFQSQLTAIVIDYHMEYDLKITAMQLENYARCITTLFPHENKNTYHIPRGPARRNPGGSLYSRFINQKISKKALAIGSGVAAPI from the exons ATGGTAGAAAAAATAGACAACCTAATAATAAAAAGTGAACCATTTTACGCAATAGAAGACACCGAACTCCTCAATGGTATCGCTGGTCTACATCAGGATGCGGATTTAAGAATACTCTGTCTGACACGATTCGGAATTTGTGAGGAAACTATGACCCTGTTGGAAG CTCAAAAAATCGACATCGATTGTTTGAAAAAGATGCGCTTCGAAGATGTGGATGCTTTATTTGAAGGACGACTTTTGGGGCCGAAAATTCATTTTCGAGAAGCACTGATAGCTTGGCGAACCGAAATTGGACTGCCGATGAAAAGTCTCCGGATGATGTCCGGTCGTAAGCGACCGGCGGAACAGGAAATACAGCCCATCCGCTCGGTTCGAGCTTTGAACAGTAACAATGGCATTGATTCTGCTAATGTTAACAGCACAACTACAGCATCCGATGGTTATAAGTCGAAATCGGTTCCTAAAATTCAATACAACACGTTTCCGTGGCCTATGACGCCGGAAATCCTAAAGGATATACTGTCGAGTTGCACTATGGGTCGGCTTATACTGCAATCGGGCGAGCTTGGTAGTTTGGAAAAAGCTTTCCAGAGTCAGCTGACGGCCATCGTAATAGATTACCATATGGAGTATGATCTCAAAATCACAGCTATGCAGCTGGAGAACTACGCACGTTGCATCACGACGCTTTTTCCGCATGAGAATAAG AATACATATCACATTCCACGGGGACCGGCAAGGCGGAATCCTGGCGGTTCTCTCTACTCTAGATtcatcaatcaaaaaatcagtaaaaaagcactGGCCATCGGCAGCGGTGTGGCGGCTCCAATATAA